A window of Apium graveolens cultivar Ventura chromosome 8, ASM990537v1, whole genome shotgun sequence contains these coding sequences:
- the LOC141679500 gene encoding uncharacterized protein LOC141679500 — MESWDAPRSDDDDDDDDDVSICFDDDKYNSEDENRMCWDEIEELGEFGEITVSARERDIYYMSKTPGAQIEFCIGMKFADHKELRHAVKCQAIANGYSINFEKSEKNRVLAICKQKEMCKWRLWATSMKTEDSFQIKSLVNNHTCVRSHDAYMVDSTWLAKEYGQRFSDNPKWRLKDMQLEVNEKLGLMVSTSQCWRAKKKAIGEIKVDLIKHYKLLYDYAEEIMKTHPGSRIAIDYTTTEVGDKIFKRLYVCFSGIKRARKEHCRHVIGLDGCFLKGRCKGELLSAIGRDANNQIFPICWAVVEGENTNSWTWFVEHMMMDIGPDGVFSTGKGWTIISDQQKGLLQAINRLLPDAEHRNCARHIYANFSNRFKGTLYRKYFWKATKSSTREEFSKVMTKVKNLSITAYDWLIAHDPNVWSKAFFECTTKCVNVDNNMSEVFNGSITIAREKLIIDMLEDIRQALLNRMMKNVPNVLKNAVDLLCPNIRKKLEDNRTQYRFWSVRHNMQKKYEISLEKDIAYIVDMQQYTCSCRMWQLSGIPCLHSISAIYHLNVNPDNFVDKVYFKYTYKATYENMLETMSGRQMWPSSTVPPCLPPADVRMPGRPKKARRKEWHEEKAGSSTVLSKKGVQMKCSNYGIAGHNKRGCNEPVKEVLVEVGDKPKNKGGRPRKENSDAATQAKPKKKKKKIGMGEGYYVDPSTGNEYLNVIFKFI; from the exons ATGGAATCCTGGG ATGCACCAAGAAGTGacgatgatgatgatgatgatgatgatgttaGCATAtgttttgatgatgataagtACAATTCTGAAGACGAGAATAGGATGTGTTGGGATGAGATTGAAGAACTTGGCGAATTTGGTGAGATCACTGTAAGTGCGAGAGAAAGGGatatatattatatgtcaaagACACCAGGTGCCCAAATTGAGttttgtattgggatgaagtttgCTGATCATAAAGAGTTGCGGCATGCAGTTAAGTGTCAGGCAATTGCTAATGGTTATTCCATTAATTTTGAAAAAAGTGAGAAAAACAGAGTGTTGGCTATATGTAAACAAAAAGAAATGTGTAAATGGAGGCTTTGGGCTACTTCCATGAAAACTGAGGATAGCTTTCAAATCAAATCATTAGTTAACAATCATACATGTGTAAGGAGTCATGATGCCTACATGGTTGATAGTACGTGGTTGGCAAAAGAATATGGTCAGAGATTTAGCGATAATCCAAAATGGAGGTTAAAAGACATGCAATTGGAAGTTAACGAGAAGCTTGGATTGATGGTAAGCACAAGTCAATGCTGGAGAGCAAAGAAAAAGGCAATTGGAGAGATCAAAGTGGATTTGATCAAACATTATAAATTGCTCTATGACTATGCTGAGGAAATTATGAAGACACATCCTGGTAGTAGAATAGCCATTGATTATACTACGACTGAGGTGGGCGATAAAATTTTTAAGAGGCTTTATGTATGTTTTTCTGGAATTAAAAGAGCGCGGAAAGAGCATTGTAGACATGTTATTGGTCTTGATGGGTGTTTCTTGAAGGGAAGATGCAAAGGGGAATTGCTTAGTGCTATTGGGAGAGATGCCAATAATCAAATATTTCCTATTTGCTGGGCAGTTGTAGAAGGTGAAAATACTAATAGTTGGACATGGTTTGTTGAACATATGATGATGGATATAGGACCTGATGGTGTCTTTAGCACTGGAAAAGGCTGGACAATTATTTCCGACCAGCAAAAG GGATTATTACAAGCAATTAATAGACTTTTACCCGATGCGGAACATAGAAATTGTGCTAGGCATATTTATGCCAATTTTAGCAATAGATTCAAAGGGACATTATATAGAAAATATTTTTGGAAAGCGACAAAGAGTTCTACCAGAGAAGAATTTTCTAAGGTCATGACAAAGGTAAAGAATCTATCTATCACAGCCTATGACTGGTTAATCGCGCATGATCCAAATGTATGGTCTAAAGCGTTCTTCGAGTGTACTACTAAATGCGTGAATGTGGACAATAACATGTCTGAAGTATTTAATGGTAGTATAACTATTGCCAGGGAGAAGTTGATTATTGACATGTTAGAGGATATTAGACAAGCCTTACTGAATAGAATGATGAAAAATGTGCCTAACGTCTTAAAAAACGCGGTTGATCTGTTATGCCCAAATATTAGAAAGAAGTTGGAGGATAACAGAACACAATATAGGTTCTGGTCTGTTAGGCATAATATGcaaaaaaaatatgaaataaGTCTAGAAAAGGATATCGCGTACATTGTGGATATGCAACAATACACATGTAGTTGCAGGATGTGGCAACTCTCTGGAATCCCTTGTTTGCACTCAATTAGTGCTATTTATCACCTAAATGTAAATCCTGACAATTTCGTTGATAAAGTGTATTTTAAGTACACTTACAAAGCAACATATGAGAATATGTTAGAAACTATGAGTGGTAGACAAATGTGGCCAAGCAGTACAGTGCCTCCTTGTCTCCCACCAGCAGATGTGAGAATGCCCGGAAGACCCAAAAAGGCTAGAAGAAAAGAGTGGCATGAAGAAAAGGCAGGCAGTTCAACAGTATTGTCTAAAAAAGGTGTTCAAATGAAATGTAGTAATTATGGAATAGCAGGACACAACAAGAGAGGTTGTAACGAACCAGTCAAAGAAGTACTCGTTGAAGTTGGAGACAAGCCAAAAAACAAAGGTGGTAGACCTAGAAAAGAAAATTCGGATGCAGCAACACAAGCAAAGccaaaaaagaaaaagaaaaagatagGAATGGGAGAAGGATACTATGTTGATCCATCAACCGGAAATGAATACTTGAATGTGATTTTTAAgtttatataa